From the genome of Aricia agestis chromosome 9, ilAriAges1.1, whole genome shotgun sequence, one region includes:
- the LOC121730758 gene encoding zinc finger protein 32-like isoform X1: MSHLLDFKKICRACLSDAGPLKDLFTVCSAGVFKYCTSVEVSDSDQLPKLICQTCLELLNKLYYFKQVVVRSNVILKQQCRLQTKNDVTTNENGEIVEINITEVSEELKEQEHNTFQDITPVDQPERPSDATLISQILSRRRRRGPGRPPKDPDGPKRKGERMKCVKCGKSFQKYENFEAHMRGHFGKKPDIKCKHCDKTFLSLRSLSSHVRIHSAVRKYQCQACGKSFAYLNVLKTHELIHAGVKRHQCHLCDAKFVQAYNLKMHLETHNNQKNYSCSQCGKKFAQPGNLKIHLIRHTGIKNYACTMCEMRFYIKADLVKHMRSHSAEKPFSCQLCDKTFKSRSFQAIHMRTHTGERPYACDLCPKKFMARKDLRNHRMIHTGEKPHKCHVCGQAFIQKCALNRHMKGHAAPAPVPPPQLDPPLPLHYWPGHTL; the protein is encoded by the exons ATGTCGCATTTACTGGACTTTAAAAAGATTTGCAGAGCTTGTTTGTCTGATGCAGGACCTTTGAAAGACCTATTTACGGTTTGCTCAGCTGGAGTTTTTAAATACTGCACTTCGGTAGAG GTTTCAGATAGTGATCAGCTCCCAAAACTGATATGTCAAACTTGTCTGGAGCTGCTAAACaagctatattattttaaacaagtgGTTGTGAGGTCAAATGTTATATTAAAACAACAGTGTAGATTGCAG ACAAAAAATGATGTAACCACAAATGAAAATGGCGAAATTGTAGAAATCAACATAACAGAAGTAAGTGAAGAATTAAAAGAGCAGGAACATAATACATTCCAAGATATCACTCCTGTGGACCAACCAGAGCGGCCCTCAGATGCTACCCTTATTag TCAGATCCTGTCAAGGCGAAGGCGGAGGGGTCCAGGCAGACCCCCCAAGGACCCCGATGGACCGAAGCGGAAAGGGGAGAGGATGAAGTGCGTGAAATGTGGCAAGAGCTTCCAGAAGTATGAGAACTTTGAAGCCCACATGAGAGGACACTTTGGGAAGAAA CCGGACATAAAGTGCAAGCACTGCGACAAGACGTTCCTCTCTCTGCGCAGCCTGAGCAGCCACGTCCGTATACACTCAGCGGTACGCAAATACCAATGCCAGGCGTGCGGGAAGAGCTTCGCATACCTCAACGTGCTGAAGACCCACGAGCTCATACATGCGGGGGTGAAACGACACCAGTGCCATCTGTGCGACGCCAAATTCGTCCAAGCTTACAACCTCAAG ATGCATTTGGAAACTCACAACAATCAGAAGAACTACAGTTGCTCGCAGTGTGGCAAGAAATTCGCTCAGCCTGGCAACCTCAAGATACATCTAATAAGACACACAGGCATCAAGAACTACGCGTGTACTATGTGCGAAATGAGGTTCTATATCAAG gCAGACTTAGTGAAACACATGAGATCTCACTCCGCCGAAAAACCATTCTCATGTCAGCTCTGCGACAAAACTTTTAAGAGTAGAAGTTTTCAGGCCATACATATGCGAACTCATACAG GCGAACGTCCCTACGCCTGCGACTTGTGCCCAAAAAAGTTCATGGCCCGCAAGGACCTACGGAACCACCGGATGATCCACACGGGGGAAAAACCACACAAGTGTCACGTGTGCGGCCAGGCGTTCATACAGAAGTGCGCCCTCAACCGACACATGAAGGGGCACGCTGCCCCCGCGCCGGTGCCCCCGCCGCAGCTTGATCCGCCCCTGCCGTTGCACTACTGGCCGGGGCACACGCTGTAG
- the LOC121730755 gene encoding N-acetylgalactosamine kinase, which translates to MNGNKSDYVPIVDLPADSRMDKLSKAFYDEFQVKPTFIVRVPGRVNIIGEHIDYCGYPVLPMALEQDILVAAHCIEDGKLYVRNKSAKYKSMELKITSYDDIKIEPDNNGKPFWYNYVLCGIKGALEHLKNKINVGLQLLIDGNIPPASGLSSSSALVSAACLTFLHAQGAKLSKTEIASLCAKSERYIGTQGGGMDQAIAFLAEKYCAQYITFHPLKAVSVALPEDATFVVAHSLAEANKAATNDFNRRVIECRLAAKIIATSLNVSNDHTIITLSQLQNMLKEDLKKMVLYVFYYLPNDLYTKKDICQLLKITEDELNNIYLTPNTRHLTEFKLKQRALHVYEEAMRVDDFRKMCIEQTNGKSTANGQNGHVEEDVIGKLGELMSRSHASLKELYECSHENLDSLVDISQKMNVHARVTGAGWGGCIVALCHKDKVNDYIEALKEEYYVKKCNKDKNKTDAYVFATSPNYGAAIYKI; encoded by the exons ATGAACGGAAACAAAAGTGATTATGTGCCGATTGTTGACCTTCCTGCTGATTCCAGGATGGACAAGTTAAGTAAAGCATTTTATGATGAGTTCCAAGTAAAACCAACTTTTATTGTTAGAGTACCAGGGAGAGTAAATATTATTGGTGAACATATTGATTATTGCGGCTATCCAGTGTTGCCAATGGCTTTAGAACAAGACATATTAGTAGCAGCTCATTGTATCGAGGATGGTAAACTTTATGTACGTAACAAATCAGCTAAATACAAAAGTAtggaattaaaaattacatcTTACGACGATATTAAAATTGAACCGGATAACAATGGAAAACCATTTTGGTACAATTATGTACTTTGCGGAATAAAAGGCGCATTAGAACAtttaaagaataaaattaacgttggcctacaattattaattgatgGAAATATACCACCAGCATCAGGCTTATCGAGCTCTTCAGCTTTAGTAAGCGCAGCATGCTTAACATTTCTACATGCTCAGGGCGCAAAATTAAGTAAAACAGAAATAGCGTCATTGTGCGCGAAAAGTGAGAGGTATATTGGGACACAAGGTGGAGGTATGGATCAGGCCATTGCTTTTTTGGCTGAAAAATACTGTGCCCAGTATATTACTTTTCATCCACTCAAGGCTGTTTCCGTAGCTTTACCTGAAGATGCCACTTTCGTCGTAGCTCACTCACTAGCCGAAGCAAACAAAGCAGCTACAAATGATTTTAACAGAAGAGTTATAGAATGTAGATTAGCTGCAAAAATTATAGCTACATCGCTGAACGTTTCAAATGATCATACAATAATAACTTTGAGTCAACTGCAGAATATGCTAAAAGAAGACTTGAAGAAAATGGTgctatatgtattttattacctGCCAAATGATTTATATACCAAAAAAGATATTTGTcaacttttaaaaattactGAAGATGAACTAAATAACATATATTTAACTCCTAATACCAGACATCTTACTGAATTTAAACTCAAACAGAGAGCTCTACACGTTTACGAAGAAGCTATGAGAGTTGATGATTTCCGTAAGATGTGTATCGAACAAACAAATGGAAAATCTACAGCCAACGGTCAAAACGGTCATGTTGAGGAAGATGTAATAGGAAAACTAGGCGAATTAATGTCACGCAGTCACGCCAGTTTAAAAGAACTTTATGAATGTTCCCATGAAAATTTAGATTCGCTTGTCGATATTTCTCAAAAAATGAATGTTCATGCTAGAGTCACAGGTGCAGGTTGGGGTGGTTGCATTGTTGCATTGTGCCACAAAGATAAAGTGAATGACTATATCGAAGCATTAAAAGAGGAATACTATgtcaaaaaatgtaacaaagatAAAAACAAGACCGACGCTTACGTATTCGCCACTTCACCTAATTACGGGGCGGCAATTT ataaaatatga
- the LOC121730759 gene encoding zinc finger protein OZF-like: MSNKAKLCRTCLTSIESVQYCLFDNVSPDMYWFCTSIQVKPEDTISKAVCKTCFEKLTTFYEFKNACIQSYKTLVGYEENVNNLLTNDTNPKKALSNTVKEESFGDSVYNDVKPHFNDSEDSEDNSNSVFAEPLEENENITHKRVKIKEDKTEALTCNICNRHFLNQKRLSAHKLVHKNKKVQKTLHCVPCNKKFLTRCGLQRHNANWHQRSRLSAAACGACGKVVRSVDTLRAHVKLHAHRQPHICSICGKAYSSSFGLKIHLEIHQENRERQCTCEYCGKKFFTKKTLSGHVSRCHTGKRYICQICNFPFTDKHNLAKHIQLHEGKRLYKCKVCEKSFTTNFGFEEHQRIHSGERPFSCTYCPKSFLSKKRLNEHNRIHTGEKPYKCSVCARGFTQKGTMKRHMKIHDKIPVI; encoded by the exons atgTCTAATAAGGCAAAATTATGCAGAACTTGCCTAACATCAATTGAGTCTGTACAATATTGCTTGTTTGACAATGTTTCTCCAGATATGTATTGGTTTTGTACGTCCATTCAG GTAAAACCAGAGGACACAATCTCAAAAGCTGTGTGCAAGACTTGTTTTGAAAAACTTACAACtttttatgaatttaaaaatgCGTGCATACAATCGTATAAGACGTTAGTAGGCTATGAGGAAAACGTTAATAATCTGTTAACTAATGATACTAATCCTAAGAAAGCACTTTCTAATACAGTAAAGGAAGAGAGTTTTGGAGATTCAGTTTACAATGATGTTAAGCCACATTTCAACGACTCTGAAG ACAGTGAAGACAATAGCAACTCTGTGTTTGCTGAACCTCTCGAAGAAAATGAAAACATCACTCATAAAAG agtGAAAATCAAAGAGGACAAAACAGAAGCATTAACATGTAACATTTGCAATCGTCATTTTTTAAACCAAAAGAGACTGAGCGCACATAAATTGgtacataaaaacaaaaag GTACAAAAAACCCTACACTGTGTACCTTGCAACAAGAAGTTTCTAACCCGTTGCGGGCTACAACGTCACAATGCAAATTGGCACCAGCGTTCGCGTCTATCCGCAGCGGCGTGCGGCGCGTGCGGCAAAGTCGTGCGGAGCGTCGACACTTTGCGTGCACACGTCAAGTTGCATGCGCACAGACAGCCGCACATATGTAGCATATGCGGGAAAGCGTACTCGTCGAGTTTTGGATTGAAG ATACACCTCGAAATCCACCAAGAGAACAGAGAACGGCAATGCACCTGTGAATATTGTGGCAAGAAGTTCTTCACTAAGAAGACTTTGAGTGGCCACGTCTCTCGCTGCCACACTGGCAAACGGTACATCTGCCAAATATGCAACTTTCCCTTCACAGACAAGCACAATCTAGCCAAACATATACAACTGCACGAAGGCAAAAGATTGTATAAATGTAAAGTGTGCGAGAAATCTTTCACAACAAACTTCGGATTTGAAGAACATCAAAGAATACATTCAGGTGAAAGACCATTCAGTTGTACTTATTGTCCAAAGAGTTTTTTGTCTAAAAAGAGGCTGAATGAACACAACCGTATACATACAGGTGAGAAACCGTATAAGTGTAGTGTATGTGCACGAGGCTTTACACAGAAGGGCACCATGAAGAGGCATATGAAGATACATGATAAGATTCCTGTGATATAA
- the LOC121730758 gene encoding zinc finger protein 32-like isoform X2 has protein sequence MSHLLDFKKICRACLSDAGPLKDLFTVCSAGVFKYCTSVEVSDSDQLPKLICQTCLELLNKLYYFKQVVVRSNVILKQQCRLQTKNDVTTNENGEIVEINITEVSEELKEQEHNTFQDITPVDQPERPSDATLISQILSRRRRRGPGRPPKDPDGPKRKGERMKCVKCGKSFQKYENFEAHMRGHFGKKPDIKCKHCDKTFLSLRSLSSHVRIHSAMHLETHNNQKNYSCSQCGKKFAQPGNLKIHLIRHTGIKNYACTMCEMRFYIKADLVKHMRSHSAEKPFSCQLCDKTFKSRSFQAIHMRTHTGERPYACDLCPKKFMARKDLRNHRMIHTGEKPHKCHVCGQAFIQKCALNRHMKGHAAPAPVPPPQLDPPLPLHYWPGHTL, from the exons ATGTCGCATTTACTGGACTTTAAAAAGATTTGCAGAGCTTGTTTGTCTGATGCAGGACCTTTGAAAGACCTATTTACGGTTTGCTCAGCTGGAGTTTTTAAATACTGCACTTCGGTAGAG GTTTCAGATAGTGATCAGCTCCCAAAACTGATATGTCAAACTTGTCTGGAGCTGCTAAACaagctatattattttaaacaagtgGTTGTGAGGTCAAATGTTATATTAAAACAACAGTGTAGATTGCAG ACAAAAAATGATGTAACCACAAATGAAAATGGCGAAATTGTAGAAATCAACATAACAGAAGTAAGTGAAGAATTAAAAGAGCAGGAACATAATACATTCCAAGATATCACTCCTGTGGACCAACCAGAGCGGCCCTCAGATGCTACCCTTATTag TCAGATCCTGTCAAGGCGAAGGCGGAGGGGTCCAGGCAGACCCCCCAAGGACCCCGATGGACCGAAGCGGAAAGGGGAGAGGATGAAGTGCGTGAAATGTGGCAAGAGCTTCCAGAAGTATGAGAACTTTGAAGCCCACATGAGAGGACACTTTGGGAAGAAA CCGGACATAAAGTGCAAGCACTGCGACAAGACGTTCCTCTCTCTGCGCAGCCTGAGCAGCCACGTCCGTATACACTCAGCG ATGCATTTGGAAACTCACAACAATCAGAAGAACTACAGTTGCTCGCAGTGTGGCAAGAAATTCGCTCAGCCTGGCAACCTCAAGATACATCTAATAAGACACACAGGCATCAAGAACTACGCGTGTACTATGTGCGAAATGAGGTTCTATATCAAG gCAGACTTAGTGAAACACATGAGATCTCACTCCGCCGAAAAACCATTCTCATGTCAGCTCTGCGACAAAACTTTTAAGAGTAGAAGTTTTCAGGCCATACATATGCGAACTCATACAG GCGAACGTCCCTACGCCTGCGACTTGTGCCCAAAAAAGTTCATGGCCCGCAAGGACCTACGGAACCACCGGATGATCCACACGGGGGAAAAACCACACAAGTGTCACGTGTGCGGCCAGGCGTTCATACAGAAGTGCGCCCTCAACCGACACATGAAGGGGCACGCTGCCCCCGCGCCGGTGCCCCCGCCGCAGCTTGATCCGCCCCTGCCGTTGCACTACTGGCCGGGGCACACGCTGTAG